The following proteins are co-located in the Bordetella bronchialis genome:
- a CDS encoding GNAT family N-acetyltransferase: MLRHALASLFDPRSLLIIADRPLPGTASLPAGLRARTTCLACPPGVAPDIPDTLAGLDEGERPDLALLCVAPSVFAETLRRLTPRAPRALIVLPHEQPDPYPRGTVALCQAWAQENRCKLLGPRAFGVQRPHAGLNFSQHPTLARDGRVALVAQSRSIIAAVMDWAEDAQIGFSTAIALGDEAIVGLGPVLDYLATDPRTDSIALYLEDVGPARPFISALRAAASAKPVVVLKAGRGGGDDAVFDAVLRRAGAVRVRYFVQLFSALKVLGYARRPRGRRVALFSNGSGPPQLALDLIGPDAAVSRAELSQATVQALTGLLEPGCAVGNPVITHAPLTPDTAQAVLDALIDDAGVDGVLVLLAPDALADLRAVAERLAQIAPRARKPIVSCFMGDAGMRPLRRMLDNAGTSAFRTPESAADAFGVLSTHYYNQQLLLQSQPPLPQGPQPVPGAAQAIVDAARRDGRHALAPAEARDLLSTYLVPIQDAMPSGAFEPLSRPMAIRVHRDARFGPVIRFAAGGPDAVLNAADRGMDLPPLNGFLAQQLIERSSLWRKVLAHRMGIAAFETLQQVLVRISELITDVPDIETLEIDPLYAGEARLYARSMRVGLTAQPAAQCVHLGGYPHMAIHPYPARLVQVLRFDDGTPWIVRPIRPEDADALQGFIRELSERSRYMRFVSMMRELTPRMLARYTQVDYDRELALVATTELPNPAHRGHRHDAVIGLAHYLRNPDGRGAEYALVVADAWQGRGLGRRLMSMLIDAAREQGLEYIEGLVLADNRPMLRLMTSLGLKNDPDRDDPSMRRVWLDLGRPHGARANAAVPGVGTPGVRAT; encoded by the coding sequence ATGCTTCGACACGCGCTGGCTTCTCTGTTCGATCCGCGGTCCTTGCTCATCATCGCGGACCGGCCCCTGCCGGGCACGGCCTCGCTGCCCGCGGGGCTGCGCGCGCGCACGACTTGCCTGGCATGCCCGCCCGGCGTGGCGCCCGACATTCCCGACACCCTGGCCGGCCTGGACGAGGGCGAGCGCCCCGATCTTGCACTCCTGTGCGTGGCGCCCTCGGTCTTCGCCGAAACCCTGCGGCGGTTGACGCCCCGCGCGCCGCGCGCGCTGATCGTCCTGCCGCATGAACAGCCGGATCCCTATCCGCGCGGGACGGTCGCCCTGTGCCAGGCCTGGGCGCAGGAAAACCGCTGCAAGCTGCTGGGTCCGCGCGCCTTCGGCGTGCAACGTCCCCATGCCGGCCTGAATTTCAGCCAGCATCCCACCCTGGCGCGCGACGGACGCGTCGCGCTGGTGGCGCAGTCGCGCTCCATCATCGCCGCCGTCATGGACTGGGCGGAAGACGCGCAAATCGGCTTTTCGACCGCCATCGCCCTGGGCGACGAAGCCATCGTGGGACTGGGCCCCGTGCTCGACTACCTGGCCACCGACCCTCGCACCGACAGCATCGCGCTGTATCTGGAAGACGTCGGCCCCGCCCGTCCGTTCATCAGCGCCCTGCGCGCCGCGGCCAGCGCCAAGCCGGTGGTGGTGCTTAAGGCCGGCCGCGGCGGCGGCGACGATGCCGTGTTCGATGCCGTGCTGCGCCGTGCCGGCGCGGTGCGGGTGCGCTACTTCGTGCAGCTGTTCTCGGCGCTGAAGGTACTGGGCTATGCCCGCCGCCCACGCGGTCGCCGGGTCGCCTTGTTCTCCAATGGCAGCGGTCCGCCGCAGCTCGCGCTGGATCTGATCGGCCCGGACGCCGCCGTGTCGCGGGCCGAGCTGTCTCAAGCGACCGTGCAGGCGCTGACGGGGCTGCTCGAGCCGGGGTGCGCGGTGGGCAATCCCGTCATCACCCACGCACCCTTGACGCCCGACACCGCACAGGCGGTATTGGATGCCTTGATCGACGACGCCGGCGTGGACGGCGTCCTGGTGCTGCTGGCGCCGGACGCCTTGGCGGACCTGCGCGCGGTGGCCGAGCGCCTGGCGCAGATCGCGCCCCGCGCGCGCAAGCCCATCGTGTCCTGTTTCATGGGCGATGCCGGCATGCGGCCCTTGCGCCGCATGCTGGACAATGCGGGCACTTCGGCCTTCCGGACGCCGGAATCGGCCGCCGATGCCTTCGGCGTGCTGTCCACGCACTATTACAACCAGCAACTGCTGCTGCAGTCGCAGCCCCCGCTGCCGCAGGGCCCGCAGCCCGTGCCGGGCGCGGCGCAGGCCATCGTGGACGCCGCGCGCCGCGATGGCCGCCATGCCCTGGCGCCCGCCGAGGCCCGCGACCTGCTGTCGACGTACCTGGTTCCCATACAGGACGCGATGCCCAGTGGAGCCTTCGAGCCCTTGTCCCGTCCGATGGCCATACGTGTGCATCGGGATGCGCGCTTCGGCCCGGTGATCCGTTTCGCGGCGGGCGGCCCGGACGCGGTGCTGAACGCCGCGGACCGCGGCATGGACCTGCCGCCGCTCAACGGTTTCCTGGCGCAGCAACTGATAGAGCGCAGCAGCCTATGGCGCAAGGTGCTCGCGCACCGCATGGGCATCGCGGCCTTCGAGACCCTGCAGCAGGTGCTGGTGCGCATATCCGAACTGATTACCGACGTGCCGGATATCGAGACGCTGGAAATCGATCCGCTCTATGCCGGCGAAGCGCGCTTGTACGCCCGCTCCATGCGGGTGGGGTTGACCGCGCAGCCGGCTGCCCAGTGCGTGCACCTGGGCGGCTATCCGCACATGGCCATCCATCCCTATCCGGCGCGGCTGGTGCAGGTGCTGCGCTTCGACGATGGCACGCCGTGGATCGTACGGCCCATCCGGCCCGAAGACGCCGATGCCTTGCAGGGCTTTATCCGGGAATTGTCGGAGCGGTCGCGCTACATGCGCTTCGTCTCGATGATGCGCGAGCTGACGCCGCGCATGCTGGCGCGCTACACCCAGGTGGACTATGACCGCGAGCTCGCCCTGGTGGCGACCACCGAACTACCCAATCCCGCCCACCGCGGCCACCGCCACGACGCCGTGATCGGCCTGGCGCACTACCTGCGCAATCCCGACGGACGCGGCGCGGAGTACGCCCTGGTAGTGGCCGATGCGTGGCAGGGGCGCGGCCTGGGCCGCCGCCTGATGAGCATGCTGATCGACGCCGCGCGCGAGCAGGGCCTGGAATATATAGAAGGGCTGGTGCTGGCGGACAACCGCCCCATGCTGCGGCTCATGACGAGCCTGGGCCTGAAAAACGATCCCGACCGGGACGATCCATCCATGCGGCGGGTGTGGCTGGACCTGGGCCGTCCCCACGGGGCGCGCGCGAACGCCGCCGTGCCGGGCGTCGGTACGCCCGGCGTGCGGGCTACTTGA
- a CDS encoding LysR substrate-binding domain-containing protein, whose amino-acid sequence MSQLPDLSITHYRHFLLVAELRSFRAAAARAFRSQPALSLSIREMEQRLGQPLFERGARVTLTRFGASCLPLARELVDHHDRVAMSLGGLARSETGLLTLAAVATAAWLWIPEAVARYRATHPGVAMRLYDDNSEGVERMVLSGQVELGICSPVLRDKRLAFEPLWRDEFGLVCRNDHPLAGRSWVTWKEIAALPLIGTVAHRQLAGHRAAAFMADTPLFVSHMMSLTAMLERGVGVTVLAELGKPPDARSLAFVPLRRPRIGRSLGITRLAGRTLSPAASRMEALLRDQAARSPHAA is encoded by the coding sequence ATGAGCCAGCTTCCGGATCTGTCCATCACGCATTACCGGCATTTTCTGCTGGTGGCGGAGCTGCGCAGCTTCCGCGCCGCGGCCGCGCGCGCATTCCGCTCCCAGCCCGCCCTGTCGCTGTCCATCCGCGAGATGGAGCAGCGCCTGGGCCAGCCGCTGTTCGAGCGTGGCGCGCGGGTCACATTGACGCGCTTCGGAGCGTCCTGCCTGCCGCTGGCCCGCGAGCTGGTCGATCATCACGACAGGGTCGCCATGAGCCTGGGCGGCCTGGCGCGCAGCGAAACCGGCCTGTTGACGCTGGCGGCGGTGGCCACGGCGGCATGGCTGTGGATACCCGAGGCAGTGGCACGCTACCGCGCGACGCATCCAGGCGTGGCCATGCGGCTTTACGACGACAACTCGGAAGGCGTGGAGCGCATGGTCCTGTCGGGGCAGGTGGAACTGGGCATATGCAGCCCGGTGCTGCGCGACAAGCGGCTGGCCTTCGAGCCGCTGTGGCGCGACGAATTCGGCCTGGTGTGCCGGAACGATCATCCCCTGGCGGGCCGGTCATGGGTGACATGGAAAGAGATCGCGGCGCTGCCGCTCATCGGTACGGTGGCGCATCGGCAACTGGCCGGCCACCGTGCCGCCGCCTTCATGGCGGATACGCCGCTGTTCGTGTCGCACATGATGTCGCTGACGGCCATGCTGGAACGCGGCGTGGGCGTCACCGTGCTGGCGGAGCTCGGCAAACCGCCGGATGCGCGCAGCCTCGCCTTCGTGCCGCTGCGCCGGCCGCGCATCGGCCGCTCGTTGGGCATTACACGCCTGGCGGGGCGGACCTTGTCGCCCGCGGCGTCCAGGATGGAGGCGCTGCTGCGCGACCAGGCCGCGCGCTCGCCGCACGCCGCCTGA
- the pmbA gene encoding metalloprotease PmbA: MVTYSSSLPVAENHARFSELVQSVLDHARKVGASDAVAEVSESLGLSVSVRKNDIETVEQTRDRSLDVTVYAGQRRGSASTSDFSEAALRETVEAAWHIASHTAEDPAAGLPDEDLLARQYPDLALHYPWAIGTEEAAELALRAERASRAVDPRITNTEGASVGTFEGQFVMGNTRGFLGGYPYSRHSLSVAPIAGRGNGMQRDYWYSSERDARNLADPEAVGRYAAERALSRLSARRIRTGKFPVLFEAPLALGLLGALTQAANGGALYRKASFLLDSLGKPVFADHIDIAEDPHIAGAMGSSPFDDEGVVTRARDVVTGGVLQGYFLSTYTARKLGMRTTGNAGGSHNLTLRSRLTDPADDLPAMLRKMGTGFMVTELIGQGVNYVTGDYSRGAFGYWVENGQIQHAVQEVTIAGNLKDMFRQIVAVGADTIARGTKSTGSILIEQMAIAGA; the protein is encoded by the coding sequence ATGGTCACCTATTCCTCCTCCCTGCCGGTCGCCGAAAACCACGCCCGGTTCAGTGAACTGGTCCAAAGCGTCCTGGACCATGCGCGCAAGGTCGGCGCGAGCGACGCGGTCGCGGAAGTCTCCGAAAGCCTGGGCCTGTCGGTATCGGTGCGCAAGAACGATATCGAGACCGTGGAGCAGACGCGCGACCGGTCGCTGGACGTCACGGTCTATGCCGGCCAGCGCCGCGGTTCGGCGTCCACTTCCGATTTTTCCGAGGCCGCGCTGCGGGAAACCGTGGAAGCCGCCTGGCACATCGCCAGCCACACGGCCGAAGACCCGGCCGCCGGCTTGCCGGACGAAGATCTGCTGGCACGCCAGTACCCGGACCTGGCGCTGCATTATCCCTGGGCCATCGGCACCGAGGAAGCCGCCGAACTGGCCCTGCGCGCGGAGCGCGCGTCGCGCGCCGTGGATCCGCGCATTACCAATACCGAGGGCGCTTCGGTCGGCACCTTCGAAGGCCAGTTCGTCATGGGCAATACCCGCGGCTTCCTGGGCGGCTATCCCTATTCGCGCCACAGCCTGTCGGTGGCGCCCATCGCCGGCCGTGGCAACGGCATGCAGCGCGACTACTGGTACAGCAGCGAACGCGATGCCCGCAACCTGGCCGATCCCGAAGCCGTCGGCCGCTATGCCGCCGAGCGCGCGCTGTCCCGCTTGTCCGCCCGCCGCATCCGCACCGGCAAGTTTCCCGTGCTGTTCGAGGCCCCCCTGGCGCTGGGCCTGCTGGGGGCGCTGACGCAGGCCGCCAATGGCGGCGCCCTGTATCGCAAGGCCAGCTTCCTGCTCGATAGCCTGGGCAAGCCCGTCTTCGCCGACCATATCGACATCGCCGAGGATCCGCACATCGCCGGGGCCATGGGCAGCTCCCCCTTCGACGACGAAGGCGTCGTCACGCGGGCGCGCGACGTGGTCACGGGCGGCGTGCTGCAAGGCTATTTCCTCTCCACCTATACGGCCCGCAAGCTGGGCATGCGCACCACCGGCAATGCCGGCGGTTCGCACAACCTGACGCTGCGTTCGCGCCTGACCGATCCCGCCGACGACCTGCCCGCCATGCTCAGGAAAATGGGCACCGGATTTATGGTGACGGAGCTGATCGGGCAGGGCGTCAACTACGTCACCGGCGATTATTCCCGGGGCGCATTCGGCTACTGGGTGGAAAACGGCCAGATCCAGCACGCCGTGCAGGAAGTCACCATCGCCGGCAACCTGAAGGACATGTTCCGGCAGATCGTCGCCGTCGGCGCCGACACCATTGCCCGCGGGACCAAGTCCACCGGCTCGATCCTGATCGAGCAGATGGCGATCGCCGGGGCATGA
- a CDS encoding ABC transporter substrate-binding protein: MKTTYTLLAAVVASAILPAAHAAEIKLGVAEALSGGAAQYGISIRNGFQLAADEINAAGGINGNKIALVIEDEQGKKEEAINVFKKLIFQDKVLMTFGPTLSNSAQAADPIAQAAKTVAFGTSNTADGITSIGNYIFRNSVTEADVLPATLTTVKNKVGLKNVAVLYGNDDVFTKSGYDNFKKALEDLKIPVTTTETFAKGDVDFKAQLTKIKGTNPDAIVLSALLAEGGPIMVQARQLGLNVPVIGGNGMNSVKIFELAPGAASNNLWIGSPWSIENKTPENTKFIDAYKAKYNIAPDQFSAQAYDAMYIVAQALKKVQLKGDLAADRAAVRDALPDVQWTGATGPFKFRQAKDRAGKPAGYDAEQAPIVSKTENGKYVIEK; the protein is encoded by the coding sequence ATGAAGACGACATACACCCTGTTGGCGGCCGTGGTCGCCAGCGCCATCCTGCCCGCCGCCCACGCGGCCGAGATCAAGCTGGGCGTGGCCGAGGCCCTGTCCGGCGGCGCCGCCCAGTACGGCATCTCCATCCGCAACGGCTTCCAGCTGGCCGCGGACGAGATCAACGCCGCGGGCGGGATCAACGGCAACAAGATCGCCCTGGTCATCGAAGACGAACAGGGCAAGAAAGAAGAAGCCATCAATGTCTTCAAGAAGCTGATCTTCCAGGACAAGGTCCTGATGACCTTCGGCCCGACGCTGTCGAATTCCGCGCAGGCCGCCGATCCCATCGCCCAGGCGGCCAAGACGGTCGCCTTCGGCACCTCGAATACGGCCGACGGCATTACCTCCATCGGCAACTACATCTTCCGCAATTCGGTCACCGAAGCCGACGTGCTGCCGGCCACGCTGACCACCGTCAAGAACAAGGTCGGCCTAAAGAATGTCGCCGTGCTGTACGGCAATGACGACGTCTTCACCAAGAGCGGCTACGACAACTTCAAGAAGGCCCTGGAAGACCTGAAGATCCCGGTCACCACCACGGAAACCTTCGCCAAGGGCGACGTCGACTTCAAGGCCCAGCTGACCAAGATCAAGGGCACCAACCCGGACGCCATCGTGCTGTCCGCGCTGCTGGCCGAGGGCGGTCCCATCATGGTGCAGGCGCGCCAGCTGGGCCTGAACGTGCCGGTCATCGGCGGCAACGGCATGAACTCGGTCAAGATCTTCGAACTGGCGCCGGGCGCCGCCTCCAACAATCTGTGGATCGGCAGTCCCTGGTCCATCGAGAACAAGACGCCCGAGAACACCAAGTTCATCGACGCCTACAAGGCCAAGTACAACATCGCGCCGGACCAGTTCTCGGCGCAGGCGTACGACGCCATGTACATCGTCGCCCAGGCGCTGAAGAAAGTGCAGCTCAAGGGCGACCTGGCCGCCGATCGCGCCGCCGTGCGCGACGCGCTGCCCGACGTGCAATGGACGGGCGCCACCGGCCCCTTCAAGTTCCGTCAGGCCAAGGACCGTGCCGGCAAGCCCGCGGGCTACGACGCCGAGCAAGCGCCTATCGTCAGCAAGACGGAAAACGGCAAGTACGTCATAGAAAAGTAA
- a CDS encoding alpha/beta hydrolase translates to MTADSTPDLLDSIELETGPNPTHAVIWLHGLGADGNDFAPIVPELRLPAAPAVRFVFPHAPVQAVTINGGMHMRSWYDILVMDLVRQEDAAGIRRSEAAVRALIARENARGIPTSRIVLAGFSQGCAVTLHTGLRLPEKLAGMMGLSGYLPLLDLAAAERQAANADTPIFLAHGDYDPVVNIARATASRDMLRTLGHDVRWHTYPMQHSVCAEEVADIREFLLQVLK, encoded by the coding sequence ATGACCGCAGACTCCACCCCCGACCTGCTGGACAGCATCGAGCTCGAAACCGGCCCCAACCCCACGCACGCGGTCATCTGGCTGCACGGCCTGGGCGCCGACGGCAACGACTTCGCGCCCATCGTGCCGGAACTGCGGCTGCCCGCCGCGCCCGCCGTGCGCTTCGTCTTCCCGCACGCGCCGGTGCAGGCCGTGACCATCAACGGCGGCATGCACATGCGCTCCTGGTACGACATCCTGGTCATGGACCTGGTGCGCCAGGAGGACGCGGCCGGCATCCGCCGTTCCGAGGCCGCCGTGCGCGCCCTCATCGCACGCGAAAACGCCCGCGGCATTCCGACCTCGCGCATCGTCCTGGCCGGATTTTCCCAAGGCTGCGCGGTCACGCTGCACACGGGGCTGCGGCTGCCGGAAAAACTGGCCGGGATGATGGGCCTGTCCGGCTATCTGCCCCTGCTGGACCTGGCCGCCGCGGAACGCCAGGCGGCCAACGCCGACACGCCGATTTTCCTGGCCCACGGCGACTACGACCCCGTGGTGAACATCGCCCGCGCCACCGCGTCGCGCGACATGCTGCGTACGCTGGGCCACGACGTGCGCTGGCACACCTATCCCATGCAACACTCGGTGTGCGCCGAAGAAGTCGCCGATATCCGGGAATTCCTGCTGCAGGTACTCAAGTAG
- a CDS encoding branched-chain amino acid ABC transporter permease: protein MNAFDSFWAIYGNVVLTLGTNALLALSIWLTLACGMLAMANAAFMGIGAYTAAILTMNYDAPFSVALAGGMAAPAVVAALIGLPTIRLSGVYLAMATLGFGEVVRVTVLNTESLTGGALGLNGIPQSTQWWHVALALALVLLVLWRVRVSKLGRAFDAIRGDETAAGLMGINVRANKMLAFILGAMIAGLAGALNAHLTFFIGPGEYGFDRGVEILTMAILGGIGGLPGPVVGSAIITLLPEVLRGFSDFRLVANGLILVLIVLFLPQGIWDPARFARWMRKGGGRHA, encoded by the coding sequence ATGAATGCATTCGATAGTTTCTGGGCCATCTACGGCAATGTGGTGCTGACGCTCGGCACCAACGCCCTGCTGGCATTGTCGATCTGGCTGACCCTGGCGTGCGGCATGCTCGCGATGGCCAACGCGGCCTTCATGGGCATCGGCGCCTATACCGCGGCCATCCTCACGATGAACTACGACGCGCCGTTCTCCGTGGCCCTGGCTGGCGGCATGGCCGCTCCCGCCGTGGTGGCCGCGCTGATCGGCCTGCCCACGATACGGCTGTCCGGGGTTTATCTGGCCATGGCCACCCTGGGCTTCGGCGAAGTCGTCCGGGTCACCGTCCTGAATACCGAATCGCTCACCGGCGGCGCGCTGGGACTGAACGGCATCCCGCAGTCGACGCAGTGGTGGCATGTGGCGCTGGCGCTGGCGCTCGTGCTGCTGGTGCTGTGGCGCGTGCGCGTATCCAAGCTGGGCCGCGCCTTCGACGCGATACGCGGCGACGAGACCGCGGCCGGCCTGATGGGCATCAATGTCCGGGCCAACAAGATGCTGGCCTTCATCCTGGGGGCGATGATCGCCGGGCTGGCCGGCGCGCTCAACGCCCACCTGACATTCTTCATCGGCCCGGGCGAATACGGCTTCGACCGAGGCGTGGAGATCCTGACCATGGCCATCCTGGGCGGCATCGGCGGGCTGCCGGGGCCGGTGGTGGGCAGTGCCATCATTACGCTTTTGCCGGAAGTGCTGCGCGGCTTCAGCGATTTCCGGCTGGTCGCCAATGGATTGATTCTCGTGCTGATCGTGCTATTCCTGCCGCAAGGCATCTGGGATCCGGCGCGTTTCGCGCGCTGGATGCGCAAGGGGGGCGGGCGCCATGCTTGA
- a CDS encoding branched-chain amino acid ABC transporter permease — translation MLEQQFVNALSLGCVYALFALGFTLVFGVLGIINLSHGAVFMVGAYAALSIITKLGIPLWISLVLTFVVAGALGALIDWLVLKPLRRRNAPHLIPMIATIGVGIVLNNGIQGIYGANNLRFPPGVVPDDTLVVAGIHVTAIELAIIFLSFALMAVLMVVMRRTQFGRALRAIAESPKAAWLLGINVEQLFLLTSFLAGGLGGVAGLLIGLYSNALYPLMGQPMLHKGIAVIILGGMGDIRGAMLGGLFLGFAEVLSVAYIGSTMRDAVAFGLLFLILLVRPQGLFGKVVQRKA, via the coding sequence ATGTTGGAACAACAATTCGTCAATGCCCTGTCGCTGGGCTGCGTGTACGCCCTTTTCGCCCTGGGATTCACGCTGGTCTTCGGCGTGCTGGGCATTATCAACCTGTCGCATGGCGCGGTTTTCATGGTCGGCGCCTATGCGGCCCTGTCCATCATTACCAAGCTGGGCATTCCGCTATGGATCTCGCTGGTCCTGACCTTCGTGGTGGCCGGCGCCCTGGGTGCATTGATCGACTGGCTGGTATTGAAGCCCCTGCGCCGGCGCAATGCGCCGCACCTGATTCCCATGATCGCCACCATCGGCGTGGGCATCGTGCTGAATAACGGCATCCAGGGCATCTACGGCGCCAACAATCTGCGCTTCCCCCCGGGCGTGGTGCCGGACGACACCCTGGTCGTGGCCGGCATCCATGTCACCGCGATCGAGCTGGCGATCATCTTCCTGTCCTTCGCGCTGATGGCCGTGCTCATGGTGGTGATGCGGCGCACCCAGTTCGGCCGCGCCTTGCGCGCCATCGCCGAATCGCCCAAGGCCGCCTGGCTGCTGGGCATCAACGTGGAACAGCTGTTCCTGTTGACGTCCTTCCTGGCCGGCGGGCTGGGCGGCGTGGCCGGCCTGCTGATCGGCCTGTATTCGAACGCGCTCTATCCCCTGATGGGCCAGCCCATGCTGCACAAGGGCATCGCGGTCATCATCCTGGGCGGCATGGGCGACATCCGCGGCGCGATGCTGGGCGGCCTGTTCCTGGGCTTCGCCGAGGTGCTGTCCGTGGCCTACATCGGTTCGACCATGCGCGATGCCGTGGCCTTCGGCCTGCTTTTCCTGATCCTGCTGGTGCGCCCCCAGGGCCTGTTCGGCAAAGTGGTGCAACGCAAGGCCTGA
- the gltX gene encoding glutamate--tRNA ligase, whose protein sequence is MTQTSNSRVRTRFAPSPTGYLHLGGARTALFSWAFARHHGGVFILRIEDTDVERSTPEAVQAILDSMDWLGMQPDEGPFYQMRRMDRYREVVAQMLAAGTAYHCYCTPEEVEAMRERARAQGLKPRYDGTWRPEPGKTLPPVPQGRQPVVRFKNPLTGVTSWNDMVKGPISFDNGELDDLIIARPDGTPTYNFCVVVDDWDMGITHVLRGDDHVNNTPRQINILRALGAQLPEYGHVPMILGPDGEKLSKRHGAVSVMEYDKDGYLPEAMINYLARLGWSHGDDELFSREQLVQWFDTRHLSKSASQWDPKKLNWVNAHYLRQLADADLAQRVAPRIARRGGDPAAADLPAVMALLKDRAETLEQLADGAMLFCGPYAGAPVELAAQHLTEPAREALQAFAAEAGAAEWTKEALSAAIKRVLAARGMKMPQLAIPLRVAVTGQTQTPAIDAVLALLGKEKVLQRLQRALG, encoded by the coding sequence ATGACTCAGACTTCCAATTCCCGCGTCCGCACCCGCTTCGCCCCTTCGCCCACCGGCTACCTGCATCTGGGCGGCGCACGCACGGCGCTTTTCTCGTGGGCCTTCGCCCGCCACCACGGCGGCGTATTCATCCTGCGCATCGAGGACACCGACGTCGAGCGGTCCACGCCCGAGGCGGTGCAGGCCATCCTGGACAGCATGGACTGGCTGGGCATGCAACCCGACGAGGGCCCCTTCTACCAGATGCGCCGCATGGACCGCTACCGCGAAGTCGTGGCCCAGATGCTGGCCGCCGGCACCGCCTACCACTGCTACTGCACGCCCGAGGAAGTGGAAGCCATGCGCGAACGCGCCCGCGCCCAGGGACTGAAGCCCCGCTATGACGGCACCTGGCGCCCCGAACCGGGCAAGACCCTGCCGCCCGTGCCGCAAGGCCGCCAGCCCGTCGTGCGGTTCAAGAACCCGCTGACCGGCGTCACCAGCTGGAACGATATGGTCAAGGGACCGATCAGCTTCGACAATGGCGAGCTGGACGACCTGATCATCGCGCGCCCCGACGGCACGCCCACGTACAATTTCTGCGTCGTGGTGGACGACTGGGACATGGGCATCACGCACGTCCTGCGGGGCGACGACCACGTCAACAATACGCCCCGGCAGATCAACATCCTGCGCGCGCTGGGCGCGCAATTGCCGGAATACGGCCACGTGCCCATGATCCTGGGGCCCGACGGCGAAAAACTGTCCAAGCGGCATGGCGCGGTCAGCGTCATGGAATACGACAAGGACGGCTACCTGCCGGAAGCCATGATCAATTACCTGGCCCGCCTGGGCTGGAGCCACGGCGACGACGAACTCTTCAGCCGCGAGCAGCTGGTGCAGTGGTTCGACACCCGGCATTTGTCGAAGTCCGCCTCGCAGTGGGATCCCAAGAAGCTGAATTGGGTCAACGCCCATTATTTGCGGCAGCTGGCCGATGCCGACCTGGCGCAGCGCGTGGCCCCGCGTATCGCCCGCCGCGGCGGCGATCCCGCGGCGGCGGACCTGCCCGCCGTCATGGCGCTGTTGAAGGACCGGGCCGAAACGCTGGAACAACTGGCCGACGGCGCGATGCTGTTCTGCGGCCCCTACGCCGGCGCGCCCGTCGAACTCGCGGCCCAGCACCTGACCGAACCGGCCCGCGAGGCCCTGCAAGCATTCGCGGCGGAAGCAGGCGCCGCGGAATGGACCAAAGAGGCCCTGTCCGCCGCGATCAAGCGTGTGCTGGCCGCCCGGGGAATGAAAATGCCGCAGCTGGCGATCCCCCTGCGCGTGGCCGTCACCGGCCAGACGCAGACGCCCGCCATCGATGCGGTATTGGCCCTGCTGGGCAAGGAGAAAGTCCTGCAACGGCTGCAGCGGGCGCTGGGCTGA
- the yjgA gene encoding ribosome biogenesis factor YjgA, with product MSEITESAADEDDGYDRPSKSQVKREMLALTELGKQLIALSPERLRQLPLAERLYDAIREAQRTTSREGLRRQTHYVGKLMRDAPADDIRRQLDAWENGSREETASMHRLENLRDRLLDDDAVLTELLSRNPGVDAQQLRTLIREARKEARANAALAQGQEPRRKHYRALFQALKTLQP from the coding sequence ATGTCAGAAATAACCGAGTCCGCGGCCGACGAGGACGACGGCTACGACCGCCCCAGCAAATCCCAGGTCAAGCGCGAAATGCTTGCCCTGACGGAACTGGGCAAGCAGTTGATCGCCCTTTCGCCCGAACGCCTGCGCCAGCTGCCGCTGGCCGAACGCCTGTACGACGCCATCCGCGAAGCCCAGCGCACCACCAGCCGCGAAGGCCTGCGGCGGCAGACGCATTACGTGGGCAAGCTGATGCGCGACGCGCCCGCCGACGACATCCGCCGCCAGCTGGACGCCTGGGAGAACGGCTCGCGCGAGGAAACCGCCTCGATGCATCGCCTGGAAAACCTGCGCGACCGGCTGCTGGACGACGATGCCGTCCTGACCGAACTGCTGTCGCGCAACCCCGGCGTGGACGCGCAGCAGTTGCGCACCCTGATCCGCGAAGCGCGCAAGGAAGCGCGCGCCAATGCCGCCCTGGCCCAGGGCCAGGAGCCCAGGCGCAAGCACTATCGCGCCCTGTTCCAGGCCCTCAAGACCCTGCAGCCCTGA